Proteins encoded within one genomic window of Anopheles gambiae chromosome 3, idAnoGambNW_F1_1, whole genome shotgun sequence:
- the LOC1270792 gene encoding LIM/homeobox protein Lhx1 yields MAFGSVLQHNQHNIGRGEPPSGLGDPCAGCNKPILDKFLLNVLERGWHATCVRCCECHQPLADKCFSRESKLYCRNDFFRRYGTKCSGCGQGIAPSDLVRKPRDKVFHLNCFTCCICRKQISTGEQLYVLDDNKFICKDDYILGKGPHPMTDSLMGSASEDEDEEDQMRPGVLAGLVSGGAGAAGLHHGDGPLGASDLSVQSMSTDSKTGHDDSDQGSLDGDPDCRGDSQAENKSPDDGAGSKRRGPRTTIKAKQLEVLKNAFSQTPKPTRHIREQLAKETGLPMRVIQVWFQNKRSKERRLKQLTSMGRGPFFGGARKMRGFPMNLSPGGLDEPGFPYFAADGKFDFGYGGPPFHPHDAPFFGGHPGAGPMPFGGPGGPMDHPIPMVGDFGMAGPDGGPGGMLGGPGGPGGPGGGPGGFMGGPGGPGGPQQGHGPDGMMGGGVGGGGGGGGGGGGGGGGGPHAPSRPGGGGGGGGSPVEFLTSGNFSESQNMQSEGLVW; encoded by the exons ATGGCGTTCGGCTCGGTACTGCAGCACAACCAGCACAATATCG GTCGGGGAGAGCCACCGTCCGGGCTGGGCGATCCGTGCGCCGGCTGCAACAAACCGATCCTGGACAAATTCCTGCTCAACGTGCTCGAGCGCGGCTGGCATGCGACGTGCGTGCGGTGCTGCGAGTGTCACCAACCGCTGGCCGACAAATGCTTCAGCCGGGAATCGAAGCTGTACTGTCGAAACGATTTCTTCAG GCGCTACGGTACCAAGTGCAGCGGTTGCGGGCAGGGCATCGCACCGTCGGACCTGGTGCGGAAACCGCGCGACAAGGTGTTTCATCTGAACTGCTTCACGTGCTGCATCTGCCGGAAGCAGATCAGCACCGGCGAGCAGCTGTACGTGCTGGACGACAATAAGTTCATCTGCAAGGACGATTACATCCTCGGCAAGGGACCCCACCCGATGACAG ACTCCCTCATGGGTTCAGCCTCGGaagacgaggacgaggaggaccaGATGAGGCCCGGCGTGCTGGCGGGACTGGTCAGTGGCGGTGCGGGCGCAGCCGGTCTGCACCACGGCGACGGACCGCTCGGCGCGTCCGACCTGTCCGTGCAGAGCATGAGCACGGACAGCAAAACGGGCCACGACGACTCGGACCAGGGCTCGCTCGACGGCGATCCGGACTGCAGGGGCGACTCGCAGGCAGAGAACAAGAGCCCGGACGATGGGGCCGGCTCGAAGCGAAGGGGACCGCGTACCACGATCAAAGCCAAACAGCTCGAGGTGCTGAAGAACGCATTTAGTCAAACACCAAAACCCACTAGACACATAAGGGAACAGCTGGCGAAGGAGACGGGACTGCCGATGCGGGTGATACAG GTTTGGTTTCAGAACAAACGCTCCAAGGAGCGGCGGCTGAAGCAGCTGACCAGCATGGGCCGCGGTCCGTTCTTCGGCGGCGCCCGGAAGATGCGCGGCTTCCCGATGAACCTGTCGCCCGGCGGGCTGGACGAGCCCGGCTTCCCGTACTTTGCCGCGGACGGCAAGTTCGACTTCGGGTACGGTGGGCCCCCGTTCCATCCGCACGACGCGCCATTCTTCGGTGGACACCCGGGCGCAGGCCCGATGCCGTTCGGCGGTCCCG GAGGACCCATGGATCACCCGATCCCAATGGTAGGCGACTTCGGCATGGCCGGTCCGGACGGTGGCCCCGGTGGAATGCTCGGCGGACCGGGTGGTCCCGGCGGGCCGGGCGGTGGTCCTGGCGGATTTATGGGTGGACCGGGCGGACCGGGCGGACCCCAGCAAGGACACGGACCGGACGGGATGATGGGCggaggtgttggtggtggtggcggtggtggtggtggtggaggtggcggcggtggcggtggtccACATGCACCCTCCCGgcccggcggcggcggcggtggcggcggcagtcCAGTGGAGTTCCTGACGTCCGGCAACTTCTCCGAGTCGCAGAACATGCAGAGCGAGGGCCTGGTGTGGTAA